In the Piscinibacter sp. XHJ-5 genome, one interval contains:
- a CDS encoding protein kinase: protein MRSLTERQWERYFELVEQLETLEAGARPGALHALPTEDADVLALVELHLGLTPDIDRCRSGERIRNLLLGERIGCGGMGAVYRATQAFADGIEREVAVKLIHPALMLDEPQLSQRRFLGEIGTLVRLEHKGIARIYDGGHHRPHDRAGECLYIAMELVDGTPLNDYVAERRSALGIAGILRLFLGVCDAVDHAHRRGVIHRDLKPANILVDARGEPRVIDFGLAETMGGSTLGDAMGRLCGTPAYMSPEQLGGERVAATPTIDVYALGITLGELLSGRRQAPAGEVGDAALSQIVARATATDPGERYPSAAALAEALGERLDAIEAQHGTLLRTRRSLIGKVQAFWIDGVLRHSVHAALMIELGLDLRPDAIEHPWDLVVRTPDQAPRPIPQGTPISDVFERSGQALLILGAPGAGKTTLLLDLAAALLERARQDESQPVPVVLHLSTWADRRLPLVQWLIDELDKRYDIPPGASRACLARNQLILLLDGLDEVAPAHRADCVAAINAHCKEHGELSMAVCSRLSDFDALPVRPRLGQAVVIQSLTRRQVDDYLGRAGPCLDGVRAALRHDEALRELLTTPLLLSIAALAYQEGTAMPSQGTPAQRRTQLFAAYAGAMFKRRSPATRYTPERATHWLGWLANAMLAHHQSVFYLEWMQPCWLPRPIERWAAGGGSIVLCGLLTGLILGLGGHFAGDFAFSLPVSLLFGLAGGLAFGCSGWGDQIRPVTRLGWSLSSLRRDTGTKLARGVGVAVLLYAGVSLVFNPAAGLVVGLAAALAFCYFAGLDLEPALSEGERIAEPNQGIRLSLRNAVRGGLAGAAIGAAAAMVSIGLPGVAFFVPLFSLITALIAGAYPCLQHLILRLLLWRNGFAPWRYAQFLEFAAERIFVHRVGGGYAFVHRALLEYFAGLYPHAATRARSV from the coding sequence ATGCGATCGCTGACCGAGCGCCAGTGGGAGCGCTATTTCGAGCTGGTCGAGCAGCTCGAGACGCTGGAGGCCGGCGCACGCCCGGGCGCCTTGCACGCGCTGCCGACCGAAGACGCGGACGTGCTGGCCCTGGTCGAGCTGCATCTCGGACTGACGCCCGACATCGACCGCTGCCGCAGCGGCGAGCGCATCCGCAACCTGCTGCTCGGCGAGCGCATCGGCTGCGGCGGCATGGGTGCGGTGTACCGCGCCACGCAGGCCTTCGCCGACGGCATCGAGCGCGAGGTGGCCGTCAAGCTCATCCATCCCGCGCTGATGCTCGACGAGCCCCAGCTCTCGCAGCGTCGCTTCCTCGGCGAGATCGGCACGCTGGTCAGGCTGGAGCACAAGGGCATCGCGCGCATCTATGACGGCGGGCACCACCGCCCGCACGATCGGGCCGGCGAGTGCCTCTACATCGCGATGGAGCTGGTCGACGGCACGCCGTTGAACGACTACGTCGCCGAGCGCCGCAGCGCTCTGGGCATCGCCGGGATCCTGCGCCTGTTCCTGGGGGTCTGCGACGCGGTGGACCATGCGCACCGGCGTGGTGTCATCCACCGCGACCTGAAGCCCGCGAACATCCTGGTCGACGCGCGCGGCGAGCCGCGTGTCATCGACTTCGGACTTGCCGAGACCATGGGCGGCTCCACGCTCGGCGATGCAATGGGGCGCCTCTGCGGCACACCGGCGTACATGAGCCCCGAGCAGCTCGGCGGCGAGCGGGTCGCCGCCACGCCGACCATCGATGTGTACGCGCTGGGGATCACGCTGGGCGAGCTGCTGTCCGGGCGGCGGCAGGCCCCCGCCGGCGAGGTGGGTGACGCGGCGCTGTCGCAGATCGTCGCCCGGGCCACCGCCACCGACCCGGGCGAGCGCTATCCCTCGGCTGCCGCGCTCGCCGAGGCCCTGGGCGAGCGGCTCGATGCGATCGAGGCTCAGCACGGAACGCTGCTGCGCACGCGGCGTTCGTTGATCGGCAAGGTCCAGGCGTTCTGGATCGACGGCGTGCTCAGGCATTCGGTGCATGCCGCGCTGATGATCGAGCTGGGGCTCGACCTGCGGCCCGATGCGATCGAGCATCCGTGGGACCTCGTCGTGCGCACACCCGATCAGGCGCCGCGACCGATACCGCAGGGCACGCCCATCTCCGACGTCTTCGAGCGCTCCGGGCAGGCGCTGCTCATCCTCGGCGCGCCAGGCGCGGGCAAGACCACCCTCCTGCTCGACCTGGCGGCTGCGCTGCTCGAGCGCGCCCGGCAGGACGAGTCGCAGCCGGTGCCGGTCGTCCTTCACCTGTCGACCTGGGCCGACCGGCGCCTGCCGCTGGTCCAATGGCTGATCGACGAGCTGGACAAGCGCTACGACATTCCGCCAGGGGCGAGCCGCGCGTGCCTGGCCCGCAACCAGCTGATCCTGCTGCTCGACGGTCTGGACGAGGTCGCCCCGGCCCATCGCGCCGACTGCGTCGCTGCCATCAATGCGCACTGCAAGGAGCACGGGGAACTGTCGATGGCGGTCTGCAGCCGGCTGTCCGACTTCGACGCGCTGCCGGTTCGTCCCCGCCTGGGGCAGGCGGTCGTCATCCAGTCGCTCACGCGGCGGCAGGTCGACGACTATCTCGGGCGCGCCGGACCGTGCCTGGATGGCGTGCGCGCCGCGTTGCGCCACGACGAGGCATTGCGCGAACTGCTCACGACGCCGCTGCTGCTGAGCATCGCAGCGCTGGCCTACCAGGAAGGCACCGCCATGCCTTCGCAGGGCACGCCGGCGCAGCGGCGCACGCAGCTGTTCGCCGCATACGCCGGCGCCATGTTCAAGCGCCGCAGCCCGGCCACGCGCTACACGCCGGAACGCGCCACGCATTGGCTCGGCTGGCTCGCGAACGCGATGCTCGCCCACCACCAGAGCGTCTTCTATCTCGAATGGATGCAGCCCTGCTGGCTGCCGCGTCCCATCGAGCGATGGGCCGCGGGAGGCGGGTCCATCGTGCTGTGCGGGCTGCTCACGGGACTGATCCTCGGCCTGGGCGGCCACTTCGCCGGCGACTTCGCCTTCAGCCTGCCCGTGTCGCTGCTGTTCGGCCTCGCCGGCGGGCTCGCCTTCGGCTGCTCGGGCTGGGGCGACCAGATCCGGCCGGTCACGCGGCTCGGCTGGTCGCTGTCCTCGCTGCGCCGGGACACGGGAACGAAGCTGGCGCGCGGCGTGGGAGTCGCCGTGCTGCTGTACGCCGGCGTCTCGCTGGTCTTCAACCCGGCGGCGGGCCTGGTCGTCGGCCTCGCGGCAGCGCTGGCCTTCTGCTACTTCGCCGGCCTCGATCTGGAGCCGGCACTGAGCGAGGGCGAGCGCATCGCGGAGCCCAATCAGGGAATCCGGCTGTCGCTGCGCAATGCCGTGCGCGGCGGTCTGGCCGGCGCCGCGATCGGCGCGGCCGCGGCCATGGTCAGCATCGGCCTGCCCGGCGTGGCGTTCTTCGTGCCGCTGTTCAGCCTGATCACCGCCCTCATTGCCGGCGCGTACCCGTGCCTGCAGCACCTGATCCTGCGCCTGCTGCTGTGGCGCAACGGCTTCGCGCCGTGGCGCTATGCGCAGTTCCTCGAGTTCGCGGCCGAGCGCATCTTCGTGCACCGCGTCGGCGGCGGCTATGCGTTCGTGCACCGGGCGCTGCTGGAGTATTTCGCAGGGCTGTATCCGCATGCGGCGACCCGAGCCCGATCGGTCTGA
- a CDS encoding ECF-type sigma factor — MEPRITWNNVHRLLDEARGIARRMLRFEANAQSLQTTGLVLTALRRQKLCGQDWSEVAWENREHFLAAMYRAMDRALKDHGRRRCAHKRAHRPVDIDDVPAGDLLRLADFQPHDLERALDERPEVIAALADALAVLERRHPEWAAVARHRYYGGLTVEQTAQLLGVAERTVRRHWEKARVLLHDEILRALGEGTAVVRCDR, encoded by the coding sequence ATGGAGCCGAGGATCACCTGGAACAACGTGCATCGCTTGCTCGACGAAGCTCGGGGCATCGCACGGCGGATGCTGCGGTTCGAGGCCAATGCACAGTCGCTGCAGACCACCGGGCTGGTCCTCACGGCACTGCGGCGCCAGAAGCTGTGCGGCCAGGACTGGAGCGAGGTCGCCTGGGAGAACCGCGAGCACTTCCTGGCGGCGATGTACCGCGCGATGGATCGCGCGCTCAAGGACCACGGCCGGCGCCGATGCGCGCACAAGCGCGCGCATCGACCGGTCGACATCGACGATGTCCCGGCCGGTGACCTGCTGCGGCTGGCCGACTTCCAGCCGCACGACCTCGAGCGCGCGCTCGACGAGCGTCCCGAGGTGATCGCGGCGCTGGCCGATGCCCTCGCGGTGCTGGAGCGGCGCCATCCCGAGTGGGCTGCCGTGGCGCGGCATCGCTACTACGGCGGACTCACGGTGGAGCAGACCGCGCAGCTGCTGGGCGTGGCCGAGCGCACCGTCCGGCGGCACTGGGAGAAGGCTCGCGTGCTGCTGCACGACGAGATCCTGCGCGCGCTCGGCGAAGGGACCGCCGTCGTCCGATGCGATCGCTGA
- a CDS encoding PAS domain-containing protein → MPSVSPHKWIAAIGSGPLPRRTVAWLGGTFIATIVGLAILDVTRGYHAAVDSTARELDAQARLVAEQTARSVQATDVVLRHLVEQIQTGAIAARSRDELHAYLKQQAIGLVQIDGLVVVNADGSVRAVSLVPPERQPPINVASMAIFQRLKAQRTNGVAIESAARSPADGSWFFPIWRRLETPDGSFDGAVAARGRIGYFQDFYRKVLPDEHTRIALLHRNGSLMARHPPADAALGREVPQVADLLAAAASGIPMPSRIASPLDGVERFRAIHLVPDYPLAVVVSRDVWSALAPWRAQALRSGLNTLALATLAALLLGLAMRQFARLHAARESLEVSQERYALAAAGSNDGIWDWDLQAGTAYESRRARELQGLPLAPESQPLAELQAALTYHPDDAALRASAMRAHLDGHTPAYEVEYRIRHPDGVYRWIHVRALCIRDAHGKPLRLAGSVSDVDSRKRAEVALAESEDRFAVAVAGSDDGIWVWNYMSGRAYASARAREIVGMPDGPDEQSIDSWFAQMEQQVHPDDLQRRRQALDDHLAGRTPAYAVELRVRHGDGGYRWIRAHGMCVRDAEGHPQRIAGSVSDIDARKRAEEALRASEQRFALAVAGANDGILDWDIVNDRMFASERAMRMFGLEPDAVQRTRDEWAGLILPRFHPQDAHRLLSELRGTPHDPARSHDGEYRVRGADGAYRWMRFRGRSVRDAAGRSIRWAGSVSDIDGQKRTEEALRRSEERYQLAVEGSNEGLWDWDLASDMLFLSPRAQQLVSAEAGEPWRPRREWMALTAYHPDDVARLRRALADHLHGATPHFSIEFRLQHHSGQWRWYRQRGIALRDKEGRPYRMAGSMEDISVRKDAEAERERLEQQLRQAQKLEAIGTLAGGIAHDFNNILSAILGYGELVQKDAAEGTPLRRHIDASMSAAMRAKSLVERILAFSRSGMSERVPVQVQSVVQEALDGVAAALPHGVRLVRHLHADEAGVLGDATQIHQVVMNLCANAVHAMRSDGTLTVAVDDVTLDAPRAVATSELPAGRYVRLTVTDTGSGIAPAVLERIWDPFFTTKEVGVGTGLGLSLVHGITTDLGGGIAVRSELGHGSEFAVYLPWHSHVAATSAVVEDITRGEGETVLLVDDEEALVRLGEEMLAELGYEPVGFASSVAALEAFRAEPDRFDAVLSDESMPAMNGSELAVEIHRLRPDAPIVLMSGYVSPSLVACARDAGVSEVIAKPLRSGDIARSLSAALRSRACSA, encoded by the coding sequence ATGCCGTCCGTCAGCCCGCACAAGTGGATCGCCGCCATCGGTTCGGGACCGCTGCCCCGACGCACCGTGGCATGGCTGGGCGGCACCTTCATCGCGACCATCGTCGGGCTCGCCATCCTCGACGTCACCCGCGGCTACCACGCCGCGGTCGACAGCACCGCGCGCGAGCTGGACGCGCAGGCCCGGCTGGTCGCCGAGCAGACGGCCCGCAGCGTGCAGGCGACCGACGTCGTGCTGCGCCACCTCGTCGAGCAGATCCAGACCGGCGCGATCGCCGCCCGCAGCCGCGACGAGCTGCATGCCTACCTCAAGCAGCAGGCGATCGGCCTGGTGCAGATCGACGGCCTCGTCGTCGTCAACGCCGACGGCAGCGTGCGCGCGGTGTCGCTGGTGCCGCCCGAGCGCCAGCCGCCCATCAACGTGGCGAGCATGGCGATCTTCCAGCGCCTGAAGGCGCAGCGCACGAACGGCGTGGCCATCGAGAGCGCCGCGCGCAGTCCCGCCGACGGCAGCTGGTTCTTCCCGATCTGGCGACGGCTCGAAACACCGGACGGCAGCTTCGACGGCGCGGTCGCGGCACGCGGGCGCATCGGCTACTTCCAGGACTTCTACCGCAAGGTGCTTCCCGACGAGCACACCCGCATCGCGCTGCTCCACCGCAACGGCTCGCTGATGGCGCGCCATCCGCCGGCCGATGCCGCGCTGGGCCGCGAAGTGCCGCAGGTGGCGGACCTGCTCGCCGCCGCGGCCAGCGGCATCCCGATGCCCAGCCGCATCGCGAGCCCGCTCGACGGCGTGGAGCGCTTCCGGGCGATACACCTGGTGCCCGACTACCCGCTCGCGGTCGTGGTGTCGCGCGACGTCTGGTCGGCGCTCGCGCCGTGGCGCGCGCAGGCCCTGCGCTCGGGGCTGAACACGCTGGCGCTGGCGACCCTGGCCGCGCTGCTGCTCGGCCTGGCGATGCGGCAGTTCGCCCGGCTGCATGCGGCGCGTGAGTCGCTCGAGGTGTCGCAGGAGCGCTATGCGCTGGCCGCTGCCGGCTCCAACGACGGCATCTGGGATTGGGACCTGCAGGCCGGCACGGCCTACGAGTCGCGGCGCGCGCGCGAGCTGCAAGGCTTGCCGCTGGCGCCCGAGTCGCAGCCGCTGGCCGAGCTGCAGGCCGCGCTCACCTATCACCCGGACGACGCCGCGCTGCGCGCTTCCGCGATGCGGGCCCACCTCGACGGCCACACTCCGGCGTACGAAGTCGAGTACCGCATCCGCCATCCCGACGGCGTGTACCGCTGGATCCACGTGCGGGCCCTGTGCATCCGCGATGCCCACGGCAAGCCCTTGCGGCTGGCGGGCTCGGTGAGCGACGTCGACAGCCGCAAGCGCGCCGAGGTCGCGCTGGCCGAGAGCGAGGACCGCTTCGCCGTCGCCGTGGCCGGATCGGACGACGGCATCTGGGTGTGGAACTACATGTCCGGCCGCGCCTATGCCTCCGCGCGGGCGCGCGAGATCGTCGGCATGCCCGACGGACCCGACGAGCAGTCCATCGACTCGTGGTTCGCGCAGATGGAGCAGCAGGTTCACCCCGACGACCTGCAGCGGCGGCGGCAGGCGCTGGACGACCATCTCGCCGGACGCACCCCGGCCTACGCGGTGGAGCTGCGGGTGCGCCACGGCGACGGCGGCTACCGCTGGATCCGCGCCCATGGCATGTGCGTGCGCGACGCCGAAGGACACCCGCAGCGCATCGCCGGATCGGTGAGCGACATCGACGCGCGCAAGCGCGCCGAGGAAGCGCTGCGCGCCAGCGAGCAGCGCTTTGCCCTCGCGGTGGCCGGCGCGAACGACGGCATCCTCGACTGGGACATCGTCAACGACCGCATGTTCGCCTCGGAGCGCGCGATGCGCATGTTCGGCCTGGAGCCCGATGCGGTGCAGCGCACGCGAGACGAATGGGCGGGGCTCATCCTGCCGCGCTTCCATCCGCAGGATGCGCACCGGCTTCTGTCGGAGCTGCGAGGCACGCCGCACGACCCGGCGCGTTCGCACGACGGCGAATACCGCGTTCGCGGCGCCGACGGTGCGTACCGCTGGATGCGCTTTCGCGGCCGCTCGGTGCGCGACGCCGCGGGGCGCTCGATCCGCTGGGCCGGATCGGTCAGCGACATCGACGGACAGAAGCGCACCGAAGAGGCGCTGCGCCGCTCCGAGGAACGCTACCAGCTCGCCGTCGAAGGCTCGAACGAAGGGCTGTGGGACTGGGACCTCGCCAGCGACATGCTGTTCCTGTCGCCGAGGGCGCAGCAGCTGGTGAGCGCAGAAGCGGGCGAGCCGTGGCGGCCGAGGCGCGAATGGATGGCGCTCACGGCCTACCACCCCGACGACGTGGCGCGGCTGCGTCGCGCATTGGCCGATCACCTGCACGGCGCGACGCCGCACTTCTCCATCGAATTCCGGCTGCAGCACCACTCGGGCCAGTGGCGCTGGTACCGCCAGCGCGGCATCGCGCTGCGCGACAAGGAAGGCAGGCCCTACCGGATGGCCGGCTCGATGGAGGACATCAGCGTGCGCAAGGACGCCGAGGCCGAGCGCGAACGGCTCGAGCAACAGCTTCGCCAGGCGCAGAAGCTGGAGGCGATCGGCACGCTGGCCGGCGGCATCGCGCACGACTTCAACAACATCCTGTCGGCCATCCTCGGCTACGGCGAGCTGGTACAGAAGGATGCGGCCGAAGGCACGCCGCTGCGCCGACACATCGACGCGTCGATGAGCGCGGCGATGCGCGCCAAGTCGCTGGTCGAGCGCATCCTGGCGTTCAGCCGCAGCGGCATGAGCGAGCGGGTGCCGGTGCAGGTGCAGTCGGTGGTGCAGGAGGCGCTCGACGGCGTCGCCGCCGCGCTGCCGCACGGCGTGCGGCTGGTCCGCCATCTGCATGCCGACGAGGCGGGCGTGCTCGGCGACGCGACGCAGATCCACCAGGTCGTGATGAACCTGTGCGCGAACGCGGTGCACGCGATGCGATCGGACGGCACGCTGACGGTGGCCGTCGACGACGTGACGCTGGACGCGCCGCGTGCCGTCGCGACCAGCGAGCTGCCGGCCGGCCGCTACGTTCGCCTGACGGTGACCGACACCGGCAGCGGCATCGCGCCGGCGGTGCTCGAGCGCATCTGGGATCCGTTCTTCACGACCAAGGAAGTCGGTGTCGGCACCGGCCTCGGGCTGTCGCTGGTGCACGGCATCACGACGGACCTGGGCGGCGGCATCGCGGTCCGCAGCGAGCTCGGACACGGCAGCGAGTTCGCCGTCTACCTGCCTTGGCACAGCCATGTCGCGGCAACCTCCGCAGTGGTCGAGGACATCACGCGCGGCGAGGGCGAGACGGTGCTGCTCGTCGACGACGAGGAAGCGCTGGTGCGGCTCGGCGAGGAGATGCTGGCCGAGCTGGGCTACGAGCCGGTCGGGTTCGCCTCGAGCGTCGCGGCGCTGGAGGCCTTTCGAGCCGAGCCGGATCGTTTCGATGCCGTGCTGTCCGACGAGTCCATGCCGGCGATGAACGGCTCCGAGCTCGCCGTCGAGATCCATCGCCTGCGGCCGGACGCGCCCATCGTGCTGATGAGCGGCTACGTCAGCCCTTCGCTCGTCGCCTGCGCGCGCGATGCCGGCGTTTCCGAGGTGATCGCCAAGCCGCTCAGGTCGGGCGACATCGCGCGCAGTCTGTCGGCCGCCTTGCGCAGCCGCGCCTGCAGCGCCTGA
- a CDS encoding aminotransferase class V-fold PLP-dependent enzyme, with amino-acid sequence MRDLLDDAARRAVRYLESLPQRGVAPTDDAVARLAELDVPLPQEPQASEETLRQLDSIGSPATMATAGGRFFGFVIGGALPITVASNWLATAWDQNTGLHAPTPATAELERIALGWMLDLLGLPSTCGGAFVTGATMANFSALAAARHAVLSRAGWDVEGDGLFGAPPITVVLGEEVHPTVLKALGMLGLGRNRVLRVPVDEQGRLRADALPALNGPAIVCVQAGNVNTGAFDPFEPVIAAAHAQGAWVHVDGAFGLWAAASPALAHLAAGIGGADSWATDAHKWLNVPYDSGVALVRDAPALRAAMSVSAAYLPTEGAVRNPGDYTPELSRRARGVDVWAALRTLGRTGLAEMLDRSCRHARRFAHELQASGATVHNDVVLNQVLVSFGNAQTTRRLIDRLQREGTCWCGPTVWQGHTAMRISVCSWATTDHDVERSLQAIRRLMAQG; translated from the coding sequence ATGCGGGACCTGCTCGACGACGCGGCACGGCGTGCCGTGCGATATCTCGAATCGCTGCCCCAGCGCGGCGTGGCGCCCACCGACGACGCCGTCGCCCGGCTGGCCGAGCTCGACGTGCCGCTGCCGCAGGAGCCGCAGGCGTCCGAGGAGACGCTGCGCCAGCTCGACTCGATCGGCTCGCCCGCCACGATGGCCACGGCCGGCGGGCGCTTCTTTGGCTTCGTGATCGGCGGGGCGCTGCCGATCACCGTGGCGAGCAACTGGCTGGCCACCGCGTGGGACCAGAACACCGGCCTGCATGCGCCGACGCCCGCCACCGCGGAGCTCGAGCGCATCGCGCTCGGCTGGATGCTCGACCTGCTGGGGCTGCCGTCGACCTGCGGTGGCGCCTTCGTCACCGGCGCCACCATGGCGAACTTCAGCGCCCTGGCCGCCGCCCGCCATGCGGTGCTGTCGCGCGCCGGCTGGGATGTCGAGGGCGACGGCCTGTTCGGCGCGCCGCCCATCACCGTGGTGCTCGGCGAGGAGGTCCATCCGACGGTGCTCAAGGCGCTGGGCATGCTGGGCCTGGGCCGCAACCGCGTGCTGCGCGTGCCGGTGGACGAGCAGGGCCGGCTGCGCGCCGACGCCCTGCCGGCACTGAACGGTCCCGCGATCGTTTGCGTGCAGGCGGGCAACGTCAACACCGGCGCCTTCGATCCCTTCGAGCCGGTCATCGCCGCGGCACATGCGCAGGGCGCGTGGGTGCACGTGGACGGCGCCTTCGGACTCTGGGCCGCGGCCAGCCCCGCGCTCGCGCACCTGGCCGCGGGCATCGGCGGCGCCGACTCGTGGGCCACCGATGCGCACAAGTGGCTCAACGTGCCGTACGACAGCGGCGTGGCGCTGGTGCGCGATGCGCCGGCGCTGCGCGCGGCGATGTCCGTCTCGGCCGCGTATCTGCCGACCGAAGGCGCGGTGCGCAACCCCGGCGACTACACGCCCGAGCTGTCGCGCCGCGCGCGCGGTGTCGACGTGTGGGCCGCCTTGCGCACCCTCGGGCGCACCGGCCTGGCCGAGATGCTCGATCGCAGCTGCCGCCATGCACGGCGCTTCGCTCACGAGCTGCAGGCCAGCGGCGCGACGGTGCACAACGACGTGGTGCTCAACCAGGTGCTGGTGAGCTTCGGCAATGCCCAGACGACGCGCCGCCTCATCGATCGACTGCAGCGGGAAGGCACCTGCTGGTGCGGCCCGACGGTGTGGCAGGGGCACACCGCGATGCGCATCAGCGTGTGCTCGTGGGCCACCACCGATCACGACGTCGAGCGCAGTTTGCAGGCAATACGCCGCCTGATGGCGCAGGGGTGA
- a CDS encoding TGS domain-containing protein: protein MVVRAPWRGARVYTKIPGHPADRHRPFTLRRGQTVGDVARRVHGDVAQALRYARVWGRSGFDGQHVGPDHAVEDGDVVELHS, encoded by the coding sequence GTGGTTGTTCGAGCACCTTGGCGTGGTGCGCGCGTCTACACGAAGATCCCGGGACATCCGGCCGACAGGCACCGCCCGTTCACGCTGCGCCGCGGGCAGACGGTGGGTGACGTGGCGCGGCGCGTGCACGGCGACGTGGCGCAGGCGCTGCGCTATGCGCGGGTGTGGGGCCGCTCCGGCTTCGACGGACAGCACGTCGGCCCGGACCATGCCGTCGAGGACGGCGATGTCGTCGAGCTGCACAGCTGA
- a CDS encoding M15 family metallopeptidase — protein MRCEDIDAHPDFERLSSIPGVAVDLRYAGPRNFVGRDLYGTLDCAWLHQLAAAALARAAAWLAVDAPGHRVLVLDALRPHRVQVRLWDHLEGTGLRQYVADPALGSIHSFGMALDATLIDAEGCELDMGSGFDEMNERSHPQLEAVHLASGALSPAQVRNRERLRSAMSAGGFNGIANEWWHFDLLDRAHVRRHFLRVD, from the coding sequence ATGCGCTGCGAGGACATCGACGCCCATCCCGACTTCGAGCGCCTGTCGTCCATTCCCGGCGTGGCGGTCGACCTGCGCTACGCCGGTCCGCGCAACTTCGTCGGGCGTGACCTGTACGGCACGCTCGACTGCGCATGGCTGCACCAGCTGGCCGCCGCGGCGTTGGCGCGCGCTGCCGCATGGCTGGCCGTCGACGCGCCGGGCCATCGGGTGCTGGTGCTCGACGCGCTGCGTCCGCACCGGGTGCAGGTGCGGCTGTGGGACCACCTCGAGGGCACGGGCCTGCGCCAGTACGTGGCCGATCCGGCGCTCGGCTCCATCCACTCCTTCGGCATGGCGCTCGATGCGACGCTGATCGACGCTGAGGGATGCGAGCTCGACATGGGCAGCGGCTTCGATGAGATGAACGAGCGGTCGCACCCGCAGCTGGAGGCGGTCCACCTCGCCAGCGGCGCGCTGAGCCCGGCGCAGGTGCGCAACCGCGAGCGGCTGCGCAGCGCGATGTCGGCTGGCGGCTTCAACGGCATCGCCAACGAGTGGTGGCACTTCGATCTGCTGGACCGCGCGCATGTGCGGCGCCATTTCCTCCGGGTGGACTGA
- a CDS encoding succinylglutamate desuccinylase/aspartoacylase family protein gives MRAFEAIQLTAVAPGPRLIVTGAVHGNETCGTAAIRRVLQDIEQQRLAIVAGHVTFVPVANPLAYERGERQGDRNLNRKLSPTGDPQEFEDHVANWLCPLLAGHDVLLDLHSFHTAGEPFVMVGPEDNQGTLEPFGHAALEEALAVRLGVRRIVDGWLGTYAGGVERRRARLSHAGGAALDLDADYGVGTTEYMRRVGGWGFTLECGQHEDSQAPEVAYRAILNTLAHLRLIDAPAPSPAAAVEALRLFEVVDKAHDDDRFSRSWTSFDAVRAGELIGVRHDGTAVHAEADGRIVFPNPGAQAGQEWFYLARPHRRFG, from the coding sequence ATGCGTGCCTTCGAAGCCATCCAGCTCACGGCCGTCGCGCCGGGGCCGCGCCTCATCGTGACCGGCGCCGTGCACGGCAACGAGACCTGCGGCACGGCGGCCATCCGGCGCGTGCTGCAGGACATCGAGCAGCAGCGTCTGGCCATCGTGGCCGGGCATGTCACCTTCGTGCCGGTGGCCAATCCGCTGGCGTACGAGCGCGGAGAGCGCCAGGGCGACCGCAACCTCAACCGCAAGCTGTCGCCGACCGGCGATCCGCAGGAGTTCGAGGACCACGTCGCCAACTGGCTGTGCCCGCTGCTGGCCGGCCACGACGTGCTGCTGGACCTGCACTCGTTCCACACCGCCGGCGAGCCCTTCGTCATGGTCGGCCCGGAAGACAACCAGGGCACGCTGGAGCCGTTTGGCCACGCGGCACTGGAAGAGGCGCTCGCCGTGCGGCTCGGCGTGCGCCGCATCGTCGACGGCTGGCTCGGCACCTACGCTGGCGGCGTCGAGCGGCGGCGTGCGCGCCTGTCGCATGCCGGCGGCGCCGCGCTGGACCTGGACGCCGACTACGGCGTCGGCACGACCGAGTACATGCGGCGCGTCGGCGGATGGGGCTTCACGCTCGAGTGCGGGCAGCACGAGGATTCGCAGGCGCCGGAGGTCGCGTACCGGGCCATCCTCAACACCCTGGCGCATCTTCGCCTGATCGATGCGCCGGCGCCCTCGCCGGCCGCCGCCGTCGAGGCCCTGCGCCTGTTCGAGGTGGTCGACAAGGCCCACGACGACGATCGCTTCAGCCGGTCGTGGACGAGCTTCGATGCCGTGCGCGCCGGCGAGTTGATCGGCGTTCGCCACGACGGCACGGCGGTCCACGCCGAGGCTGACGGGCGCATCGTGTTTCCCAATCCGGGCGCGCAGGCCGGGCAGGAGTGGTTCTACCTGGCGCGGCCGCATCGCAGGTTCGGCTGA